The following are from one region of the Anaerolineae bacterium genome:
- a CDS encoding PIG-L family deacetylase — MTLQVPAKAMVIVAHPDDPEFFCGGIIALWCKHGTEMSYLILTNGNKGSDDPEMTPEKLTAIRKKEQQAAADVLGVKQVIYFDERDGELQHTLGLRQRVVAEIRRHQPDVVITQDPSRYFFENRYINHADHRAAGEVTIDAVFPAARNRMYHPELLDLGLEPHTVKEVYLTGTERANLWVDISEVFDLKIKAIRCHVSQVRDPDNLYERIKERNTTLDQYGREVLREEFRVMQIG, encoded by the coding sequence TTGACCCTTCAAGTTCCCGCTAAAGCCATGGTCATTGTAGCCCATCCCGACGACCCCGAATTTTTCTGTGGCGGTATAATTGCTTTGTGGTGCAAGCATGGCACTGAGATGAGCTATCTCATCTTGACCAACGGCAACAAGGGCAGCGACGACCCTGAAATGACCCCGGAAAAACTGACCGCTATCCGTAAAAAAGAACAACAGGCGGCAGCCGACGTGTTGGGGGTTAAGCAGGTAATTTATTTTGACGAACGGGACGGGGAACTGCAACATACCCTGGGGCTGCGCCAGCGCGTTGTCGCTGAGATACGGCGTCATCAGCCAGATGTGGTTATTACCCAGGACCCCAGTCGCTATTTTTTTGAGAACCGTTACATTAACCACGCCGACCACCGCGCCGCCGGAGAAGTGACCATTGATGCCGTGTTCCCGGCGGCCCGCAACCGGATGTATCACCCCGAACTTCTTGATTTGGGGTTAGAACCACACACCGTAAAAGAAGTTTATTTAACCGGCACCGAACGCGCCAACCTGTGGGTGGATATTTCCGAAGTGTTCGACCTCAAGATCAAGGCTATTCGTTGCCACGTTAGCCAGGTGCGCGACCCGGACAACCTGTATGAACGGATTAAAGAACGCAACACCACCCTTGACCAGTACGGCCGGGAGGTGCTGCGCGAAGAATTTAGGGTGATGCAGATTGGTTAA
- a CDS encoding phosphate ABC transporter substrate-binding protein, producing MKPLLVNLTTRFSAEHPQVTFDIQGGGSQLGQWAVETGQADIGMVSWTPSDLNNEVRLIPIAQDAVAIILNAQNKVEGLSLRELRDIFSGRLLNWQEVAGLPMTIQVVSREDGSGTRAVFETAVMADRAVTPTAIVMPSSQAVFDFVAQNPNAIGYVSLAFVGQGVYAAPIEGVAPSLENLDSGSYFLTRELSLITPEQSRPEITQFVEFVLSPAGQAIVREEWGSAK from the coding sequence ATGAAACCGTTATTGGTCAACCTGACCACGCGCTTTAGCGCCGAACATCCCCAGGTTACTTTTGATATTCAAGGCGGCGGTTCGCAATTGGGCCAATGGGCGGTTGAAACCGGCCAGGCCGACATAGGCATGGTTTCCTGGACGCCCTCAGACCTGAACAATGAGGTTCGCTTGATACCCATCGCCCAAGATGCGGTGGCCATTATTCTCAACGCTCAGAATAAAGTAGAGGGACTCTCGCTGCGGGAACTGCGCGACATTTTTAGCGGACGGCTGCTCAACTGGCAAGAGGTGGCGGGACTGCCGATGACGATCCAGGTAGTGAGCCGCGAGGACGGCTCCGGCACGCGGGCAGTTTTTGAAACGGCCGTTATGGCCGACCGGGCCGTTACGCCCACCGCCATAGTAATGCCCAGCAGCCAGGCTGTGTTTGATTTTGTGGCCCAAAATCCAAACGCCATCGGCTATGTTTCTTTGGCCTTTGTAGGGCAAGGGGTTTACGCGGCGCCCATTGAGGGAGTTGCGCCCAGCCTGGAAAATCTTGATTCAGGAAGCTATTTTTTAACCCGGGAGCTATCGCTGATTACGCCGGAGCAGAGCCGGCCAGAAATCACGCAATTTGTTGAGTTTGTCTTAAGCCCCGCCGGTCAGGCCATTGTGAGAGAAGAATGGGGGAGCGCAAAGTGA
- a CDS encoding pyrimidine 5'-nucleotidase, whose amino-acid sequence MKRQDNSQFEYILFDLDDTLYPKEAGLMKAISERILYFMTQRVGIPADDATSKKLDYYQKYGTALRGLMEEYHINPQEYLDFVHEVNPKDFLGISPPLDRMLQEIPLRKVIFTNADVEHCERVLNTLRVRPHFNLIIDIKVLGYENKPRPMAYRKALDLLEVPGENCIMVDDTPRNLMPAKDLRMTTILINGGKRSIAIDYVVPTIFHVEGVVKSLLPMERL is encoded by the coding sequence GTGAAAAGGCAAGATAATTCTCAATTTGAATATATTTTATTTGACCTGGACGACACCCTTTATCCCAAAGAAGCCGGGCTGATGAAGGCCATCAGCGAACGCATTTTGTATTTTATGACGCAAAGAGTTGGTATTCCGGCTGATGACGCCACCAGCAAAAAACTCGATTACTATCAGAAATATGGCACGGCGCTCCGGGGTTTAATGGAAGAATACCACATCAATCCGCAGGAGTACCTGGATTTTGTACACGAGGTGAATCCGAAAGACTTTCTGGGCATTAGCCCTCCGCTGGACCGAATGCTCCAGGAAATTCCGTTACGCAAGGTTATCTTTACCAACGCCGATGTGGAGCACTGCGAACGGGTGCTAAACACCCTGCGGGTACGCCCTCATTTCAACCTGATTATTGACATCAAGGTTTTGGGCTATGAAAACAAACCTCGCCCGATGGCCTATCGGAAAGCGCTGGATTTATTGGAAGTGCCGGGGGAGAATTGTATTATGGTTGACGATACGCCTCGCAACTTGATGCCGGCTAAAGATTTGCGCATGACAACCATCTTAATTAATGGGGGCAAAAGGTCTATTGCCATTGATTATGTTGTGCCCACTATCTTTCACGTGGAGGGCGTGGTCAAAAGTCTACTCCCCATGGAGAGACTCTAA
- a CDS encoding acyl-CoA thioesterase, which yields MPNLVETTFHVRYAETDQMGIVHHAAYVVWLEEGRSQWLRAHGSSYALFEKAGLRLAVSEVHIRYRQPAYYDQQVTIRCWLKAMRSRQVKFGYQVVDPKTATILAEAYTTLISLDRQGNVTKMPTEWQIFFKESMSSSPTDKD from the coding sequence ATGCCTAACTTGGTTGAAACCACCTTCCACGTTCGTTACGCCGAAACCGACCAGATGGGCATTGTGCACCACGCCGCCTACGTGGTATGGCTAGAGGAGGGGCGCAGCCAGTGGCTGCGGGCGCATGGCAGTTCTTATGCTCTATTTGAAAAAGCGGGCTTGCGGCTGGCTGTTTCAGAAGTGCATATCCGCTACCGGCAGCCGGCTTATTACGACCAACAAGTCACCATCCGGTGTTGGCTGAAAGCAATGCGCAGCCGGCAGGTGAAATTTGGATACCAGGTAGTTGATCCCAAAACCGCGACTATCCTGGCCGAAGCCTACACCACGCTCATCAGTCTTGACCGGCAAGGCAATGTCACCAAAATGCCCACCGAGTGGCAAATTTTTTTCAAAGAAAGCATGTCGTCGTCGCCAACGGACAAAGATTAA
- a CDS encoding ferredoxin family protein → MTHVITSLCTREGDCVEVCPVDCIIPGPTDDADWNDLFFIDPDTCIDCGACVPVCPPEAIFPEEDLPSEYEADTARNAAFFTDGPGYWDYDLEEERATYKGQPK, encoded by the coding sequence ATGACCCACGTAATCACATCGTTGTGTACCCGTGAAGGCGATTGTGTAGAAGTCTGTCCGGTAGACTGCATTATCCCCGGTCCAACCGATGACGCAGACTGGAATGATCTTTTCTTTATTGACCCGGATACCTGCATTGACTGTGGTGCCTGCGTGCCGGTATGCCCCCCGGAAGCCATCTTCCCCGAAGAAGATTTACCCAGCGAGTACGAGGCCGATACCGCCCGCAATGCGGCCTTTTTCACCGACGGCCCCGGTTATTGGGATTACGACCTGGAAGAAGAGCGGGCCACCTATAAAGGTCAGCCGAAATAA
- a CDS encoding protein kinase, with amino-acid sequence MELPVVFNDRYQLVKKIGEGGLAEVYQAQDMSLGRMVAVKVLRPQYTRDPGFLVNFHREAQNAARLSDSYIVAVYDFGQAKSRPYIVMEWVAGSDLRTAIAEQGAIPVNQAVTYAIQICSAVGAAHRAGIVHGDLKPGNILLTPTNQAKVTDFGLARALGESTMEEGEVVWGTPAYFAPEQASGDRALPATDVYAIGIILYEMLTGRVPFVGVDDQDVARKQIYEAHIPVDRLDPIIPEPLARIVDAAMAKNPNERFLTADHLREALMMYKQGRLSASGSQSPISAVVGSPLQNVGYSGAVPPPPPPPSPAAARQRYVPAAQAATRSKKRGGFDGILLLLGLIAIIAIAGLIPLFVAIYQAYAPEPSGIFPTPLPTLLPDQVRMPDIVGLDETAARSALTDMGLELVIAGEEPHPTWPAFTIIQQSIPAGAGVDLGSPVNVILSQGPPLIEVPDVRGMNFEEAQQALTALDLVVQKFEDWSVETPGRVLGQDPPPGSLVANRTLMTLVVSSGSRVPMDANFDGQILLKAYEMPRVQFKPGEIVNLTFFWQAIKPPVADNNFFVYLTTPQGGIVSQIDAAPQGIAPTSQWPVGEVNFNHYQVAIPITAAPGNYQIRIGFYNPATKVRLPILEPGRGEQDNLGALILRSVEVVQ; translated from the coding sequence ATGGAACTTCCCGTAGTTTTTAATGACCGTTATCAACTGGTCAAAAAAATTGGTGAGGGCGGCCTGGCCGAAGTTTACCAGGCCCAGGATATGTCTCTGGGCCGGATGGTGGCGGTTAAGGTGTTGCGGCCCCAATATACCCGCGACCCCGGCTTTTTGGTCAACTTCCATCGCGAGGCCCAAAATGCGGCCCGGTTGAGCGATTCTTATATTGTGGCGGTGTACGACTTTGGCCAGGCTAAAAGCCGCCCCTACATTGTAATGGAATGGGTGGCCGGGTCTGACCTGCGCACGGCTATCGCTGAGCAGGGGGCCATCCCCGTAAACCAGGCCGTTACCTACGCCATTCAGATTTGCTCGGCGGTGGGGGCCGCCCACCGGGCCGGAATTGTGCATGGCGATTTAAAACCGGGCAATATTTTGCTGACCCCCACCAATCAGGCCAAAGTGACCGATTTTGGCCTGGCCCGCGCCCTGGGCGAAAGCACCATGGAGGAGGGCGAAGTGGTTTGGGGCACCCCGGCCTACTTTGCCCCGGAGCAAGCCTCCGGCGACCGGGCCTTACCCGCCACCGACGTTTACGCCATTGGCATTATTTTGTACGAGATGCTCACGGGCCGGGTTCCTTTTGTGGGCGTAGACGACCAGGACGTGGCCCGCAAACAGATTTACGAAGCGCATATTCCGGTTGACCGGCTTGACCCCATCATTCCCGAACCCTTGGCCCGTATTGTTGACGCGGCCATGGCCAAAAATCCAAACGAACGCTTTTTAACCGCCGACCATTTGCGCGAGGCCCTGATGATGTATAAACAGGGCCGCTTGAGCGCCAGCGGCAGCCAGTCGCCGATTTCGGCCGTGGTCGGCTCTCCTCTGCAGAACGTGGGCTATTCCGGCGCTGTGCCACCCCCGCCGCCCCCCCCCTCCCCGGCTGCGGCTCGCCAGCGTTACGTGCCGGCTGCTCAGGCGGCCACGCGCTCTAAAAAGCGCGGCGGGTTTGACGGAATTTTATTGCTGTTGGGTCTGATTGCCATTATTGCCATTGCCGGCCTGATCCCCTTATTTGTGGCTATTTACCAGGCTTACGCGCCCGAACCAAGCGGTATTTTCCCCACCCCTCTGCCCACCCTGCTGCCCGACCAGGTGCGGATGCCCGACATTGTGGGGCTGGATGAAACAGCGGCCCGGTCGGCCTTAACGGATATGGGCCTGGAATTGGTGATAGCGGGCGAAGAGCCGCATCCTACCTGGCCGGCCTTTACCATTATCCAACAATCTATTCCGGCTGGCGCGGGCGTGGACCTGGGCAGTCCGGTTAATGTAATTCTCAGCCAGGGACCACCCTTGATTGAAGTGCCCGACGTGAGGGGCATGAATTTTGAAGAGGCCCAGCAGGCTTTAACTGCGCTAGACTTGGTGGTGCAGAAATTTGAGGATTGGAGTGTGGAAACACCGGGCAGAGTGCTTGGGCAAGACCCCCCGCCGGGTTCGCTGGTAGCTAACCGGACCTTGATGACCCTGGTGGTGAGCAGCGGCTCCCGCGTGCCCATGGACGCCAATTTTGATGGACAAATTCTATTAAAAGCGTATGAAATGCCCCGGGTGCAGTTTAAACCCGGTGAAATAGTCAATCTGACCTTCTTCTGGCAGGCCATTAAGCCGCCTGTAGCTGATAACAATTTTTTTGTCTATTTAACCACGCCCCAGGGAGGAATTGTCTCTCAAATTGACGCAGCGCCCCAGGGCATCGCCCCTACCAGCCAATGGCCTGTGGGTGAAGTCAACTTCAATCATTACCAGGTGGCTATCCCCATTACGGCGGCTCCGGGTAATTATCAGATTCGTATCGGTTTTTACAATCCGGCTACAAAAGTGCGGTTACCTATTTTGGAACCGGGCCGGGGCGAACAGGATAATCTGGGCGCCTTGATTTTGCGTTCAGTAGAGGTAGTCCAGTAA
- a CDS encoding MBL fold metallo-hydrolase codes for MIIKQLPVGPVQANCYIVGCEETGEGVVIDPGDEADLILAEIKESDLTIKYILNTHAHFDHIVANGPLVEATGAPLALHPLDLPLLRENGGAGFFGLQVPPGPEPDLALAEGDTLVFGRHMLEVLFTPGHSPGHVSFYEAKEGVLFDGDVLFAGGIGRADLPGGSYETLMASINEKLMVLPDETIVCSGHGPVTTIGQERATNPWL; via the coding sequence TTGATTATCAAACAGTTACCCGTTGGCCCCGTTCAAGCCAACTGCTACATTGTGGGGTGTGAAGAAACCGGAGAAGGCGTGGTTATTGACCCCGGCGACGAGGCGGACCTTATTTTAGCCGAAATTAAAGAATCGGACCTGACCATAAAATACATTTTAAATACCCACGCCCATTTTGACCATATTGTGGCCAACGGCCCTCTGGTTGAAGCGACCGGCGCGCCGTTGGCGTTACATCCATTGGATTTGCCTTTACTCAGAGAAAATGGGGGCGCCGGTTTTTTTGGCCTTCAAGTTCCGCCCGGCCCGGAACCTGACCTGGCCCTGGCCGAAGGGGACACGCTTGTTTTTGGCCGGCATATGCTTGAGGTGCTGTTCACGCCGGGGCATTCCCCCGGTCACGTCAGTTTTTATGAAGCCAAAGAGGGCGTTCTTTTTGACGGCGACGTGCTTTTTGCCGGCGGCATTGGCCGCGCCGACCTGCCCGGCGGCAGTTACGAAACCCTGATGGCCAGCATCAATGAAAAACTGATGGTTTTACCCGATGAAACCATTGTCTGCTCCGGCCACGGCCCGGTGACCACCATTGGGCAGGAGCGGGCGACTAATCCGTGGCTATAA
- the ftsH gene encoding ATP-dependent zinc metalloprotease FtsH has product MNSGFFKNSGIVYLLVLLAVAAIVFSIFSGPRNTNEIDLSTVAEDIKAGKVEKIEIQEDELTVTYTGADNSPVKSRKETDVSIFKTFEDLSVSAENLNNIEITVIPRSAWSDWGTLALTVLPLVILGGLLFFMVRQAQGSNNQALSFGKSRARMFAGDKPTVTFEDVAGAEEAKEELAEVVEFLREPEKFISLGARIPKGVLMVGPPGCGKTLLAKAVSGEAGVPFFSISGSEFVEMFVGVGASRVRDLFDQAKRNCPCIVFVDEIDAVGRHRGAGLGGSHDEREQTLNQILVEMDGFETDTNVIVVAATNRPDILDPALLRPGRFDRRVVLDRPDWQGRKKILEVHARGKPLATNVNLEALSKITIGFSGADLENVINEGAILAARRGQKQIKMADLQEAIEKVRMGPERRSRIRNEEELEVTAYHEAGHALVSHLIPEADPVHKVTIIARGSTLGVTLFLPEDDQRLMSVSEFKARLAGALGGRAAEEIVFGDVTTGASHDLQTVTRMARAMVTQYGMSEKLGPLTFGDREELIFLGRQISEQRNYSEETAEQIDFEVRQLVDEAYKRACQLLTDNIDKLKLVATRLLEVETLEAKEFAALVDGSGDNPETDPAPPGNASPEKSSSSDAPPNVVPPSTAPLPA; this is encoded by the coding sequence GTGAATTCAGGCTTTTTCAAAAATAGCGGCATTGTTTATCTGCTGGTTCTGTTAGCCGTAGCTGCTATTGTTTTTAGCATTTTTTCCGGCCCCAGAAATACCAATGAAATAGACCTTAGCACCGTGGCCGAAGATATAAAAGCGGGTAAGGTAGAGAAAATAGAGATTCAGGAAGATGAGTTAACGGTAACGTATACCGGCGCTGATAACTCTCCGGTCAAATCTCGTAAAGAAACCGACGTTAGTATTTTTAAAACATTTGAGGACCTAAGTGTTTCAGCCGAAAATCTGAACAACATCGAGATAACCGTTATTCCTCGCAGCGCCTGGAGTGATTGGGGCACTTTGGCCCTGACCGTCCTGCCCCTGGTGATTTTGGGCGGATTGCTTTTTTTTATGGTCCGCCAGGCGCAGGGCTCCAACAATCAGGCCCTCAGTTTTGGCAAAAGCCGGGCCAGGATGTTTGCCGGCGACAAACCCACCGTGACGTTTGAAGATGTAGCCGGCGCCGAAGAGGCCAAGGAAGAACTGGCCGAGGTGGTTGAGTTTTTGCGCGAGCCGGAAAAATTCATCTCCCTGGGCGCGCGTATCCCCAAGGGCGTGTTGATGGTTGGCCCTCCCGGCTGTGGCAAAACCCTGCTGGCCAAAGCCGTTTCCGGCGAAGCCGGCGTACCCTTTTTTAGCATCTCCGGCTCCGAGTTTGTGGAGATGTTTGTGGGCGTGGGGGCCAGCCGGGTGCGAGACCTGTTTGACCAGGCCAAACGCAACTGCCCTTGCATTGTTTTTGTGGATGAGATTGACGCCGTAGGCCGCCATCGGGGGGCCGGCCTGGGCGGCAGCCACGACGAGCGCGAGCAAACCTTGAACCAGATACTGGTGGAAATGGATGGTTTTGAAACCGACACCAACGTGATAGTAGTGGCCGCCACCAACCGCCCGGATATTTTGGACCCGGCCCTGTTGCGTCCGGGTCGGTTTGACCGCCGGGTGGTGCTGGACCGGCCCGACTGGCAGGGACGAAAGAAAATTTTAGAAGTTCACGCCAGGGGTAAGCCGTTGGCCACCAATGTTAATTTAGAGGCCTTATCCAAAATAACCATCGGCTTTTCCGGGGCGGATTTGGAGAATGTGATTAATGAAGGGGCCATCCTGGCGGCCCGGCGCGGCCAAAAGCAAATCAAAATGGCCGATTTACAAGAGGCTATTGAAAAAGTGCGCATGGGGCCGGAACGCCGGAGCCGTATCCGCAATGAAGAGGAGTTAGAAGTTACCGCTTATCACGAAGCCGGGCATGCCCTGGTGTCGCATCTGATTCCTGAAGCAGACCCGGTGCATAAGGTAACAATTATTGCCCGGGGCAGCACTCTGGGCGTTACCTTATTTTTGCCGGAGGATGACCAGCGACTGATGAGCGTGTCGGAATTTAAGGCCCGCCTGGCCGGCGCCTTGGGGGGACGCGCCGCAGAAGAAATTGTATTTGGGGATGTCACGACGGGCGCCAGTCACGACCTGCAAACCGTGACGCGCATGGCTCGGGCTATGGTCACCCAATACGGTATGAGTGAAAAATTAGGCCCTCTTACCTTTGGCGATAGAGAAGAATTGATTTTTTTGGGAAGGCAAATCAGCGAGCAGCGCAACTACAGTGAAGAAACTGCCGAACAGATTGATTTTGAAGTACGGCAGTTGGTTGATGAAGCTTACAAGCGAGCCTGCCAGCTTTTGACCGATAATATTGATAAGTTAAAATTGGTAGCCACCCGTTTATTGGAAGTAGAAACGCTTGAAGCAAAAGAATTTGCCGCGCTGGTAGATGGCAGCGGTGATAATCCAGAAACCGATCCGGCGCCCCCAGGAAATGCTTCCCCAGAAAAAAGCTCGTCGTCTGATGCGCCGCCAAATGTAGTCCCTCCCTCTACAGCCCCGCTTCCGGCGTAA